AGCAAGCGTGCGGCCTATGACCAGTATGGTCATGCCGGCGTGGATCCGAGCATGGGTGGCGGCGGTGCCGGTTTCGGCGGCGCGAACTTCTCGGATATCTTCGGCGATGTGTTCAGCGATTTCTTCGGCGGTGGCCGTGGTGGTTCGCGCGGTGGCGCCCAGCGTGGCAGCGACCTGCGCTACACCCTGGAACTGAACCTGGAAGAAGCCGTGCGCGGCACCACGGTCAATATCCGTGTGCCGACGCTGGTCAACTGCAAGCCGTGCGACGGTTCCGGGGCCAAGAAAGGCTCGTCGCCGTCGACCTGCCCGACCTGTGGCGGTATCGGTCAGGTGCGCATGCAGCAGGGCTTCTTCTCGGTCCAGCAGACCTGCCCGCGCTGCCACGGCCAGGGCAAGATCATCACCGACCCGTGCGATTCGTGCCACGGCGAAGGGCGCATCGAAGAGTACAAGACGCTGTCGGTCAAGGTCCCGGCTGGCGTTGATACCGGCGACCGTATTCGTCTGTCTGGTGAAGGTGAAGCCGGTTCGCACGGCGGCCCGACTGGCGACCTGTACGTTGTCATCAACGTGCGTGAGCACCCGATTTTCCAGCGCGACGGCAAGCACCTGTATTGTGAAGTGCCGATCAGCTACACCGACGCTGCCCTGGGTGGCGAGCTGGAAGTGCCGACCCTCGATGGCCGGGTCAAGCTGAAGATCCCGGAAGGCACCCAGACCGGCAAGCAGTTCCGTCTGCGCGGCAAAGGTGTGGCACCGGTTCGCGGTGGTGGTGCCGGTGACCTGATGTGCCGGGTCGCGGTGGAAACCCCGGTCAACCTCAGCCGTCGCCAGCGTGAGCTGCTCGAAGAGCTGCGTGATTCGCTGGAAGGCGACAGTTCCCACTCGCCGAAAGCCAATGGCTGGTTCGAAGGCGTGAAACGCTTCTTCGGCGATCTGTAAGAAGGAATAGGGCATGCGACGTATAGCGGTAATGGGCGCGGCAGGGCGCATGGGCAAGACCCTGATCGAAGCGGTGCAGCAAACCCCGGGTGCCGGGCTGACCGCAGCGATCGATCGCCCGGACAGTTCGCTGGTCGGCGCTGATGCCGGTGAACTGGCGGCTCTGGGCCGAATCGGTGTGTTGCTGTCGGACGATCTGGCCAAGGTTGCCGACGAGTTCGACGTGCTGATCGACTTCACTCACCCCTCGGTGACCCTGAAGAACCTGGCGTTCTGCCGCAAGGCAGGCAAGGCGATGATCATCGGCACCACCGGTTTCTCGGTCGAAGAAAAGCAACTGCTGGCCGAGGCGGGCAAGGACATTCCTATCGTCTTCGCCGCCAACTTCAGCGTTGGCGTCAACCTCAGCCTCAAGTTGCTGGACATGGCGGCGCGGGTGCTGGGCGATGATGTCGATATCGAGATCATCGAGGCGCACCACCGGCACAAGGTCGATGCGCCGTCGGGTACCGCGCTGCGCATGGGTGAAGTGGTTGCCAATGCCCTGGGCCGTGACCTGCAGGAAGTGGCGGTATATGGCCGTGAAGGCCAGACCGGCGCGCGTGATCGCAAGACCATCGGTTTTGCCACTGTGCGCGCTGGCGATGTGGTCGGTGATCACACCGTGCTGTTCGCTGCCGAAGGTGAGCGCCTGGAGATCACCCACAAGGCCTCCAGTCGCATGACCTTCGCCAAGGGTGCGGTACGTGCCGCGCTGTGGCTGGACGGGCGCGAGCCTGGCTTGTACGACATGCAGGACGTGCTCGACCTGCGTTGACCTGCGCTGTATCCCCTGTGGGAGCGGGCTTGACCCGCGATTGCGGTTTGTCTGTCACGCCGCAATCGCGGGTCAAGCCCGCTCCCACAAGACCCTCCCAGTGCGCCCTGTCGCATTACTGCGCCTTTCAGGCACATCAGTGGTAGACCAAAAAAGCGTTTTTCTGTAAGCTACAGCTTTAGTGTGTCCACTAAAAGCGCGCAGATAATTCGACGAAGAAAGCGGGGTGACGTGTCTATACGTCATTCCGCTTTTTTGCAACCTGCGATCGCCCCTTCAGGCTTGATTTACGGGAGGTCTTCTTGACTAAGCCAGCCATACTCGCCCTTGCCGATGGCAGCATTTTTCGCGGTGAAGCCATTGGAGCCGACGGTCAAACCGTTGGTGAGGTGGTGTTTAACACCGCAATGACCGGCTATCAGGAAATCCTGACTGACCCTTCCTATGCGCAGCAAATCGTTACCCTGACTTACCCGCACATCGGCAACACCGGCACCACGCCGGAAGACGCCGAGTCCGACCGCGTCTGGTCGGCGGGCCTGGTGATTCGCGACCTGCCTCTGATCGCGAGCAACTGGCGCAACAAGCAATCCCTGCCTGACTACCTCAAGGCCAACAACGTAGTGGCGATCGCAGGTATCGACACCCGTCGCCTGACCCGCATCCTGCGTGAGAAGGGCGCGCAGAACGGCTGCATCCTCGCCGGCGACAACATCAGCGAAGAGGCTGCAATCGCCGCCGCTCGCGGTTTTCCGGGCCTGAAGGGCATGGACCTGGCGAAAGTCGTCAGCACCAAGAGCAGCTACGAATGGCGCTCCAGCGTCTGGGAGCTGAAGACCGACAGCCACGCCACAATCGAGGCGTCCGAGCTGCCTTACCACGTGGTTGCCTACGACTTCGGCGTCAAGCTGAACATCCTGCGCATGCTGGTTGCCCGCGGTTGCCGCCTGACCGTAGTGCCGGCGCAAACCCCGGCCAGCGAAGTTCTGGCACTCAACCCTGATGGCGTGTTCCTGTCCAACGGCCCTGGCGATCCGGAGCCTTGCGACTACGCGATCCAGGCGATCAAGGACATCCTCGAAACCGAGATCCCGGTATTCGGCATCTGCCTGGGCCACCAGTTGCTGGCCCTGGCCTCCGGTGCCAAGACCGTGAAAATGGGTCATGGTCACCACGGCGCCAACCACCCGGTCCAGGACCTGGACACCGGCGTGGTCATGATCACCAGCCAGAACCACGGCTTTGCGGTTGACGAAGCGACCCTGCCGGGCAACGTGCGCGCCATCCACAAGTCGCTGTTCGACGGTACCCTGCAGGGTATCGAGCGCACCGACAAGAGCGCGTTCAGCTTCCAGGGCCACCCTGAAGCCAGCCCGGGCCCGACCGACGTCGCGCCACTGTTCGACCGTTTCATCGATGCCATGGCCAAGCGCCGCTGAGCATCTGGCGAGAAGGCCCTGGACCGGTGCAAGCCGCGTTCAGGTGCCGCCCCCAAGATTGTTCAATGCGGCTTGCCGACTGACCTGCGGAATTGAGTGACAACCCATGCCAAAACGTACAGACATCAAAAGCATCCTGATTCTCGGCGCTGGCCCGATCGTGATCGGCCAGGCCTGCGAATTCGACTACTCCGGCGCCCAGGCCTGTAAAGCCCTGCGCGAAGAGGGCTACCGCGTCATCCTGGTGAACTCCAACCCGGCCACCATCATGACCGACCCGGCCATGGCCGACGCCACCTACATCGAGCCGATCAAGTGGCAGACCGTTGCCAAGATCATCGAGAAGGAGCGTCCTGACGCGCTGCTGCCGACCATGGGTGGCCAGACTGCCCTGAACTGCGCCCTGGACCTGGAGCGCGAAGGCGTTCTGGAAAAGTTCGGCGTAGAGATGATCGGCGCCAACGCCGACACCATCGACAAGGCTGAAGACCGTTCGCGCTTCGACACCGCCATGAAGGCCATTGGCCTTGAGTGCCCGCGCTCCGGCATCGCCCACAGCATGGAAGAGGCCAACGCGGTGCTCGAGAAGCTCGGCTTCCCGTGCATCATCCGTCCGTCCTTCACCATGGGCGGCACCGGTGGCGGCATCGCCTACAACCGTGAAGAATTCGAAGAAATCTGCGCCCGTGGTCTGGACCTGTCGCCAACCAAAGAGCTGCTGATCGACGAATCGCTGATCGGCTGGAAAGAGTACGAGATGGAAGTGGTCCGCGACAAAAAGGACAACTGCATCATCGTCTGCTCGATCGAGAACTTCGACCCGATGGGCGTGCACACCGGTGACTCGATCACCGTGGCGCCAGCACAGACCCTGACCGACAAGGAATACCAGATCATGCGCAACGCCTCGCTGGCGGTGCTGCGTGAAATCGGTGTCGAGACCGGCGGTTCCAACGTGCAGTTCGGTATCTGCCCGGACACCGGCCGCATGGTCGTGATCGAGATGAACCCGCGGGTTTCCCGTTCCTCGGCGCTGGCCTCGAAAGCCACCGGCTTCCCGATCGCCAAGATCGCCGCCAAGCTGGCCGTCGGTTACACCCTCGACGAGCTGCAGAACGACATCACCGGCGGCCGTACCCCGGCGTCCTTCGAGCCGTCGATCGACTACGTCGTCACCAAGCTGCCGCGTTTCGCCTTCGAGAAATTCCCGAAAGCCGACGCCCGCCTGACCACCCAGATGAAATCCGTGGGTGAAGTCATGGCCATCGGCCGGACCTTCCAGGAATCGCTGCAGAAAGCCCTGCGCGGCCTGGAAGTTGGCGTTTGCGGCCTGGACCCGAAAGTCGACCTGGCCAGCCCTGACGCTGCCAGCATCCTCAAGCGCGAGCTGACCGTGCCGGGCGCCGAGCGCATCTGGTACGTCGCCGACGCCATGCGTTCGGGCATGACCTGCGACGAAATCTTCGCCCTGACCGGTATCGATCACTGGTTCCTGGTGCAGATGGAAGACCTGATCAAGGAAGAAGAGAAGGTCAAGACCCTGGCCCTGTCGGCGATCGACAAGGACCTGATGCTGCGTCTGAAGCGCAAGGGCTTCTCTGACCAGCGTCTGGCCAAGCTGCTGGGTATCACCGACAAGAACCTGCGTCGTCACCGCCACAAGCTGGAAGTGTTCCCGGTCTACAAGCGCGTCGACACCTGCGCCGCCGAGTTCGCCACCGACACCGCCTACCTGTACTCGACCTATGAGGAAGAGTGCGAGGCCAAGCCGTCGACCCGTGACAAGATCATGATCCTCGGTGGCGGTCCTAACCGTATCGGCCAGGGTATCGAGTTCGACTACTGCTGCGTGCACGCAGCACTGGCCCTGCGTGAAGACGGTTACGAGACCATCATGGTCAACTGCAACCCGGAAACCGTCTCCACCGACTACGACACTTCCGACCGCCTGTACTTCGAGCCGCTGACCCTGGAAGACGTGCTGGAAGTGGTTCGCGTCGAGAAGCCCAAAGGCGTGATCGTCCACTACGGCGGCCAGACCCCGCTGAAACTGGCTCGCGCCCTGGAAGAAGCCGGCGTGCCGATCATCGGTACCAGCCCGGACGCCATCGACCGCGCCGAAGACCGCGAGCGTTTCCAACAGATGGTTCAGCGCCTGAACCTGCTGCAGCCGCCAAACGCCACCGTGCGCAGCGAAGACGAAGCGATTCGCGCTGCCGGCGTGATCGGTTACCCGCTGGTGGTGCGCCCGTCCTACGTACTGGGCGGCCGCGCCATGGAGATCGTCTACGAGCTGGACGAGCTCAAGCGCTACCTGCGTGAAGCGGTGCAAGTGTCCAACGACAGCCCGGTGCTGCTCGACCACTTCCTCAACTGCGCTATCGAGATGGACGTGGATGCGGTCTGCGACGGCACCGATGTGGTGATCGGCGCGATCATGCAGCACATCGAACAAGCCGGTGTTCACTCTGGTGACTCGGCGTGCTCGCTGCCACCGTACTCGCTGCCGGCCCATGTGCAGGACGAAGTCCGCGAACAGGTCAAGAAAATGGCCCTGGAGCTGGGCGTTGTCGGCCTGATGAACGTGCAGCTGGCCCTGCAGGGCGACAAGATCTACGTGATCGAAGTCAACCCGCGCGCCTCGCGTACCGTACCGTTCGTCTCCAAGTGCATCGGCACCTCGCTGGCGATGATTGCCGCGCGCGTCATGGCTGGTAAATCGCTGAAGGAAATCGGCTTCACCAAGGAAATCATTCCTAACTTCTACAGCGTCAAGGAAGCGGTGTTCCCGTTTGCCAAGTTCCCGGGTGTTGACCCGATCCTCGGCCCTGAGATGAAATCCACCGGTGAAGTCATGGGTGTCGGCGACAGCTTCGGTGAAGCCTTCGCCAAGGCCCAGATGGGTGCCAGCGAAGTGCTGCCGACTGGCGGTACCGCGTTCATCAGCGTGCGTGACGACGACAAGCCACAAGTGGCCGGCGTTGCCCGCGACCTGATCGCCCTGGGCTTCGAAGTGGTTGCCACCGTCGGTACCGCCAAGGTCATCGAAGCGGCTGGCCTGAAAGTGCGTCGCGTGAACAAGGTGACCGAAGGTCGTCCGCACGTGGTCGACATGATCAAGAACGACGAAGTGTCGCTGATCATCAACACCACCGAAGGTCGTCAGTCGATCGCCGACTCCTACTCGATTCGTCGCAATGCGTTGCAGCACAAGATCTACTGCACCACCACCATTGCGGCCGGTGAAGCCATCTGCGAAGCGCTGAAATTTGGTCCGGAAAAGACCGTTCGCCGCTTGCAGGATCTGCATGCAGGACTCAAAGCATGAGCATTACCAAGTACCCGATGACCGTCCAGGGCGCTCGCGCCCTGGAGGAAGAGCACCTGTTCCTGAGCAAGACCGAGCGTCCGCGCCTGAGCCAGGCCATTGGTGAGGCCCGTGAGCTGGGCGACCTCAAGGAAAACGCCGAGTACCACGCTGCCCGTGAAGAGCAGGGTATGGTCGAGGCGCGTATCCGCGATATCGAAGGCCGTCTGCAGAACTCGGTGGTGATCGACGTCACCACCATTGCCCATACCGGCAAAGTGATTTTCGGCACCACCGTAGTGTTGGCCAACACCGAAACCGACGAAGAGGTGACCTACCAGATCGTTGGTGAGGACGAGGCGGACGTCAAGAACGGCAAGCTCTCGGTCGGTGCGCCGATCGCCCGCGCCATCATCGGCAAGGAAGAGGGCGATACCGTGGTGATCAAGACGCCAAGCGGTACGGTCGAGTACGAGATTGTCGAAGTCAAACACATCTGACCGACGCCGCGGCTTTGCCGCGGCCGCGGTGATCTGGCAACTGACCCAGGTGTTCTGGGTTGGCGGCCTGTGGATGTTGCATTTCGGTTTGCTGCCGGCGTTGGGCAAGATTGGCCTGGCGCCGCTGCTGATCGAGGATATCGGCAGCCTGATGGCATCGTTGCTGGTCGCGTTTGCGGCGTTTTGCGCAGGCGTGCAGGCATTGGTGCTGATGCAGGCTCAGGGCCTGGCCAGTCTGTGGCGGGATATGCGGGGGCAATTGCTGTCGATGGCGATGCTGGCGTGCGTGGTGTATTTCGCCTTGCGCGTGGGCATGCCGGAGGAGTTGCGCTGGCAGCTGTTCTGCTACCTGGTGCTGGGCCTGACCGGCCTGCTGCTGGTCATGCAACCCGTGCCGGGCAGGGCGCGCAAGGCGCGCCACTGACCGCGGCGAACATCACTTGTAACGGTGGATGTTCGACAGCTGTTTGTTCGGCTGTGGATTGCGGCGATAGATCAGCGCCTTCTTGCCGATGGTCTGTACCAGTTCGGCGCGGCCGGCCTTGCACAGCGCGGCGATTGCGGCGGCACGTTCTTCGCGGTCTTCGGAGCGAATTTCGACCTTGATCAGCTCGTGATCGGCCAGGGCGCGTTCGAGTTCGGCGATAACCCCTTCAGTCAGCCCATTGCCTGCCACAATCAGAACTGGTTTCAGATCGTGGCCAATGGATTTGTACTGTTTCTTCTGCTCGTTATTGAGCGGCATAATCTGACCCTTTGTCTGATTCTGTAAAAATGGCGGCCATTTTACCCGAGGGCCCGTGGATCCGCCCAGTTAATCACGACCCTTATCATCGAGGTGCCCAATGGCGCGTTCCAAGACAAGCCTTGGCTGGCTGAAAGAACACTTCAACGATCCTTACGTTAAAAAAGCGCAAAAGGATGGTTATCGCTCGCGTGCGAGCTATAAATTGCTGGAAATCCAGGAAAAGTACCGGATTATCCGCCCCGGCATGAGCGTCGTCGATCTTGGCGCGGCACCGGGTGGCTGGTCGCAGGTGACCAGTCGTCTGATCGGCGGTCAGGGCCGTTTGATCGCCTCCGATATCCTCGAAATGGACAGCATTCCCGACGTTACCTTCATCCAGGGCGACTTTACCCAGGACGAAGTGCTGGCGCAGATTCTCGAAGCAGTGGGTAATTCACACGTAGACCTTGTGATTTCCGATATGGCCCCCAATATGAGTGGTACGCCTGCCGTGGATATTCCCAAGGCCATGTTTCTCTGTGAGCTGGCCCTTGATCTGGCGACTCGGGTACTCAAGCCGGGTGGTGATTTTTTGATCAAGATTTTCCAGGGCGAAGGGTTTGACGTATACCTCAAGGACGCTCGTCAGAAATTCGACAAGGTCCAGATGCTCAAGCCTGATTCTTCGCGGGACCGCTCCCGCGAGCAGTACTTGCTGGCGCGGGGGTATCGCGGCGAGTAGGGGCGTCAGGCCGGCGGCTTCCAGGGTATCCGATAGTTTTTTCCAATCGGCTCTCCTGCCTGACCTGGATGTACTTCGTGTAGTCTAGGTTTCACAAAGGGTTACAGACGGCGCCTGCAGATGTGTAGGTTATGTAGTAAGTTAAGCCGGTGAATATCATGCGAGGCACGGCTGCGCCGTCAGCCGGCTTCAGAGGGTAGCTAATTGAACGATATGGCAAAGAACTTGATCCTGTGGTTGATCATCGCGGCTGTCCTGGTGACGGTGATGAACAACTTCTCCAGCCCGAATGAGCCGCAGACCCTCAACTATTCCGACTTCATTCAGCAGGTCAAGGATGGCAAGGTCGAGCGCGTTGCGGTCGACGGCTACGTCATTACCGGTAAACGCACCGATGGCGACAGCTTCAAGACCATCCGTCCGGCCATTCAGGACAACGGCCTGATCGGTGATCTGGTCGACAACCACGTCGTGGTTGAAGGCAAGCAGCCAGAGCAACAGAGCATCTGGACCCAACTGCTGGTCGCCAGCTTCCCGATCCTGGTCATCATTGCCGTATTCATGTTCTTCATGCGCCAGATGCAGGGCGGCGCCGGTGGCAAGGGCGGGCCGATGAGCTTCGGCAAGAGCAAGGCGCGCCTGCTCTCCGAAGACCAGGTAAAAACTACCCTGGCCGACGTTGCCGGTTGCGACGAAGCTAAAGAAGAAGTCGGCGAGCTGGTTGAGTTCCTGCGCGATCCGGGCAAATTCCAGCGCCTGGGCGGTCGTATTCCGCGCGGCGTGCTGATGGTCGGCCCGCCAGGTACCGGTAAAACCCTGCTGGCCAAGGCCATTGCCGGTGAAGCCAAGGTGCCGTTCTTCACCATCTCCGGTTCCGACTTCGTCGAGATGTTTGTTGGTGTCGGTGCCAGCCGTGTTCGCGACATGTTCGAGCAGGCCAAGAAGCACGCACCGTGCATCATCTTCATCGACGAAATCGACGCCGTCGGTCGCCATCGTGGCGCCGGCATGGGTGGCGGTCACGACGAGCGCGAGCAGACCCTCAACCAGTTGCTGGTAGAGATGGACGGCTTCGAAATGAACGACGGCATCATCGTCATCGCCGCGACCAACCGTCCGGACGTACTCGACCCGGCGCTGCTGCGTCCAGGCCGTTTCGACCGCCAGGTTGTCGTTGGCCTGCCGGATATCCGCGGTCGTGAGCAGATCCTCAAGGTGCACATGCGCAAGGTGCCGATTGGCGACAACGTCAATCCAGCCGTTATTGCCCGTGGTACCCCGGGCTTCTCCGGTGCCGACCTCGCCAACCTGGTCAACGAAGCCTCATTGTTCGCTGCCCGTGGCGGCAAGCGCGTGGTCGAGATGAAAGAGTTCGAGCTGGCCAAAGACAAGATCATGATGGGCGCCGAGCGCAAGACCATGGTCATGTCCGAGAAAGAGAAGCAGAACACTGCTTATCACGAAGCTGGCCATGCCATTGTCGGTCGCGTCGTGCCCGAGCACGATCCGGTCTACAAAGTGTCGATCATCCCTCGCGGCCGGGCACTGGGTGTAACCATGTTCCTGCCTGAGGAAGACCGTTACAGCCTGTCCAAGCGCGCGCTGATCAGCCAGATCTGCTCGCTGTACGGCGGCCGTATCGCCGAAGAAATGACCCTGGGCTTCGATGGCGTCACCACCGGTGCCTCCAACGACATCATGCGGGCCAGCCAGATTGCCCGCAACATGGTCACCAAGTGGGGGCTGTCGGAAAAACTGGGTCCTTTGATGTATGCCGAAGAAGAGGGCGAGGTGTTCCTCGGTCGCAGCGCCGGCTCCCAGCACGCCAGCGTCTCCGGTGAAACCGCCAAGCTGATCGACTCCGAAGTGCGCAGCATCATTGACCAGTGCTATGCCACGGCCAAGCAGATCCTCACCGAGAACCGCGACAAGCTCGACGCCATGGCCGACGCGCTGATGAAGTACGAGACCATCGATGCCGATCAGATCGACGACATCATGGCCGGTCGCGAGCCACGCGAGCCGCGTGACTGGGAGGGTGGATCAGGCACTCCAGATGCCTCGGCTCCACGCCCAGAGTCGCCGATCGGCGGTCCAGCGGCGCAAGTCTAAGGGCATATATGACCTCACAGCAGTACCCGACCCGGTTGCCTTGCGGCAACCGGGTTCTTGATTTGTCCCGTACCCATGTCATGGGTATCCTCAATATCACCCCCGATTCCTTCTCCGATGGCGGTCGCTTCACCCAGCGTGATGCGGCCTTGCGCCACGCCGAGGCGATGGTGGCTGCCGGCGCAACCCTGGTCGATGTCGGTGGCGAGTCCACTCGCCCAGGCGCTCGCGCGGTGTCGGCACTGGAAGAGCTGGAGCGTGTCGCGCCTATCGTCGAAGCGATCAATCGCGAACTCGATGTGATCATCTCGGTCGATACCTCGACGCCAGCCGTAATCCGCGAGTCGGCCAGGCTTGGTGCCGGGTTGATCAACGATGTGCGCTCGCTCAGTCGTGATGGCGCCCTGGATGCTGCGGCAACCACTGGTTTGCCGGTGTGCCTGATGCACATGCGCGGTGAGCCCGGCGACATGCAGGACGATCCTCAATACCAGGATGTCACCGCCGAGGTGGCGAGCTATCTTGAAGAGCGAATGGCTGCGTGTGCGGCCGTGGGCATCGAGGCCGAACGGATCATCCTTGATCCGGGTTTCGGCTTTGCCAAGACCCTCGGGCACAACCTCAGCCTGTTCAAGCACATGGACGCGCTCTACCGCTTGGGGCGTCCGTTGCTGGTGGGCGTTTCACGCAAGAGCATGATCGGCCTGGCCCTGGGCCGTCCGGTCGGTGAGCGGCTCTATGGCAGCCTGGCCCTGGCTGCGCTGGCGATGACCCAGGGCGCGAGCATACTGCGCGTTCACGATGTCGCCGAAACCGCCGATGTAGTGCGGATGATTGCTGCGGTGCAAGCCGCCGAATAAGAGTGATGGAGCATCTATGAGCAGAAAATATTTTGGTACCGACGGTATTCGTGGCCGTGTCGGCGAATACCCCATCACCCCTGACTTCATGCTCAAGCTCGGCTGGGCGGCTGGCATGGCCTTTCGCAAGCAGGGTGCCTGCCGGGTGTTGGTGGGTAAAGACACGCGCATTTCCGGCTACATGTTCGAGTCGGCTCTGGAAGCAGGCCTTTCCGCCGCCGGCGCCGATGTGATGCTGCTGGGGCCGATGCCGACCCCGGCCATCGCCTACCTGACCCGTACCTTCCATGCCGAAGCGGGCATCGTCATCAGTGCCTCGCACAACCCCCATGACGACAACGGCATCAAGTTCTTCTCCGGCCAAGGCACCAAGCTGCCGGATGAAGTCGAGCTGATGATCGAGGAGTTGCTCGACCAGCCGATGACCGTGGTCGAATCGAGCAAGCTGGGCAAGGTCTCGCGCATCAACGATGCGGCCGGTCGCTACATCGAGTTCTGCAAGAGCAGCGTGCCGAGCAGCACCGATTTCGCCGGCCTCAAGCTGGTGGTCGACTGCGCCCACGGCGCTACCTACAAGGTTGCGCCCAGCGTGTTCCGCGAGCTGGGTGCCGATGTCAC
This portion of the Pseudomonas sp. SORT22 genome encodes:
- the folP gene encoding dihydropteroate synthase, coding for MTSQQYPTRLPCGNRVLDLSRTHVMGILNITPDSFSDGGRFTQRDAALRHAEAMVAAGATLVDVGGESTRPGARAVSALEELERVAPIVEAINRELDVIISVDTSTPAVIRESARLGAGLINDVRSLSRDGALDAAATTGLPVCLMHMRGEPGDMQDDPQYQDVTAEVASYLEERMAACAAVGIEAERIILDPGFGFAKTLGHNLSLFKHMDALYRLGRPLLVGVSRKSMIGLALGRPVGERLYGSLALAALAMTQGASILRVHDVAETADVVRMIAAVQAAE